From Paenibacillus physcomitrellae, the proteins below share one genomic window:
- a CDS encoding family 43 glycosylhydrolase codes for MFTNKWWAGLLVLALSTGIAGCGTGNEKAIDPGEHTYANPVSLDGEWEQYGLGDPFVFSFNGYYYLYVSTRDTDTGVKVWRSKNLVDWEYKGLCTEEPETAAAYAPEVRYWNGKFYMYTSPAGQGHYVLTSDSPLGPFRLSTENFGRTIDGTTFVDDDGKWYFYYAGANGIQAASMTDPLTLAPEEVQTGAFMGGWTEGPTVFKHNGKYFMNYTGNHVFSSGYRVNAAVSDNPLQGFAGFEGNPVLLRSEGKTVGLGHNSVVTGPDLDTQYMFYHNLEGPGIVGPLRHMNMDRIVWNGDRFSVWGPTSSPQPAPLLPAFADYFDRSSLGGDWSAKGQGKWTIDADKGMEGDSLGRQKDSVLLAKPDTGAGYTAEFHVQVKEGEAAGAVFSYKDSKNFGEVLLDKKTGEITAKVYRAGTIVGQQKALLPQNFDAGKLQNLRIEVSGKQVRIFAATMRLLDLELQADVGGGKIGYVLNDAKAGFGYTAFSNFVDGSGIREAYAPVPGEIDAVDYAHAGKHSDAKIETKDRGGYDALSLNSGAELSYQVNVEETGLYSLHFHILPASKEVSFRVTDEKGQQLASLKAEAGPDGEEWQTISAQGIKLEKGFHQLKVQMESGAMDFAWFKAAAYTPVKSASEEFDSKNPLGWTRYEGEWSIKEGQLRASSISPAKILYGDYGWSDYTVTADFTVPEAGGQTGILIRATDPANGMERNQNRDDFLRGYFIYLDDQGIHLAKHDYSTVPLADAGYDLPAAGQTFRLKVSARGPEISVYADNGSDPVLTYIDRSEQPFLQGKIGFKSVGTSSRFDRITVEK; via the coding sequence ATGTTTACAAACAAATGGTGGGCCGGACTTCTGGTCCTTGCTTTAAGCACCGGCATCGCAGGCTGCGGAACGGGTAACGAAAAGGCAATTGACCCAGGCGAACATACTTACGCCAACCCGGTGTCGCTGGACGGCGAGTGGGAACAGTACGGCCTCGGAGACCCTTTCGTATTCTCCTTTAACGGTTATTATTATCTGTATGTCAGCACAAGGGATACCGATACGGGAGTGAAAGTTTGGCGCTCGAAGAACCTCGTGGATTGGGAGTATAAGGGGCTGTGTACGGAAGAACCGGAGACTGCGGCGGCGTACGCGCCAGAGGTGCGGTACTGGAATGGTAAATTTTATATGTATACCTCGCCCGCTGGGCAAGGGCATTACGTGCTTACAAGCGATAGCCCGCTGGGACCTTTCCGGCTCTCAACCGAAAATTTCGGGCGGACCATCGACGGCACGACCTTTGTTGACGATGACGGAAAATGGTATTTCTACTATGCCGGAGCAAACGGCATCCAGGCGGCGTCTATGACGGACCCGCTTACCCTGGCGCCCGAAGAAGTGCAGACCGGCGCGTTTATGGGCGGCTGGACGGAAGGCCCCACCGTATTTAAACATAATGGAAAATATTTCATGAATTACACCGGGAACCATGTGTTCAGTTCCGGGTACCGCGTCAACGCTGCCGTCAGCGATAATCCGCTGCAGGGCTTTGCGGGTTTTGAGGGCAACCCCGTTCTTCTGCGGTCCGAAGGGAAGACGGTTGGGCTCGGCCATAACTCGGTGGTTACGGGCCCGGACCTCGATACGCAATACATGTTCTACCACAACCTTGAAGGTCCCGGCATCGTTGGGCCGCTGCGGCATATGAACATGGACCGCATCGTTTGGAACGGCGACCGTTTCAGCGTATGGGGGCCGACGTCGAGCCCGCAGCCGGCGCCACTTCTGCCTGCCTTTGCCGATTATTTTGACCGCTCGTCGTTAGGGGGCGACTGGTCGGCAAAAGGGCAGGGCAAATGGACGATAGACGCGGACAAAGGCATGGAAGGCGATTCCCTTGGCCGGCAGAAGGATTCGGTTTTGCTGGCCAAACCGGACACCGGAGCCGGTTATACGGCCGAATTCCATGTTCAGGTCAAGGAAGGGGAAGCGGCGGGAGCCGTGTTCTCCTACAAGGATAGCAAGAACTTCGGGGAAGTTCTGCTGGATAAGAAAACCGGCGAAATCACCGCCAAAGTCTATCGCGCAGGAACGATCGTGGGGCAGCAGAAAGCCCTGCTGCCGCAAAATTTCGATGCCGGAAAGCTGCAAAATCTCCGCATCGAAGTCAGCGGCAAACAGGTGCGCATTTTTGCGGCAACGATGAGGCTGCTGGACCTTGAGCTTCAAGCCGATGTAGGCGGCGGAAAAATTGGCTATGTGTTGAACGATGCCAAAGCCGGCTTCGGTTACACCGCTTTCAGCAACTTTGTGGACGGCAGCGGCATCCGGGAAGCATATGCGCCGGTTCCGGGGGAAATAGATGCCGTTGATTATGCGCATGCAGGCAAGCATAGCGACGCTAAAATCGAAACAAAGGATCGGGGCGGTTATGACGCCCTGAGCCTGAACAGCGGAGCCGAGCTTAGTTATCAGGTCAATGTGGAGGAAACCGGACTTTACAGCCTTCATTTTCATATTCTGCCGGCTTCGAAAGAGGTTTCCTTCCGGGTGACGGACGAGAAGGGACAGCAGCTTGCTTCCCTGAAAGCCGAAGCCGGACCTGACGGAGAAGAATGGCAGACGATTTCTGCTCAGGGCATCAAACTGGAAAAAGGGTTCCATCAGTTGAAGGTGCAAATGGAGTCGGGAGCAATGGACTTTGCATGGTTTAAAGCGGCTGCTTATACGCCCGTAAAATCGGCAAGCGAGGAGTTCGACAGCAAAAATCCATTAGGTTGGACCCGCTACGAAGGAGAATGGTCGATTAAGGAAGGGCAATTGCGCGCTTCATCCATTTCGCCGGCCAAGATTTTGTATGGCGACTATGGCTGGTCAGACTATACGGTAACGGCCGATTTCACGGTTCCTGAGGCAGGAGGCCAGACCGGCATTTTGATCCGGGCGACCGATCCGGCAAATGGGATGGAACGGAACCAGAACCGGGATGATTTTCTGCGCGGCTACTTTATTTATCTTGACGACCAAGGAATCCATTTAGCCAAACATGACTATTCGACGGTGCCGCTTGCAGATGCGGGATACGACTTGCCTGCGGCTGGGCAAACGTTCCGTTTAAAGGTGTCGGCCCGCGGGCCGGAAATCAGCGTGTATGCGGATAACGGTTCCGATCCGGTATTGACTTATATAGACAGAAGCGAACAACCTTTCCTGCAAGGGAAAATCGGCTTTAAATCAGTGGGAACTTCCTCCCGCTTTGACCGAATAACCGTAGAAAAATAA
- a CDS encoding carbohydrate ABC transporter permease, producing the protein MKWLYRIVSVAMAFLFAIPLIWMLVVSIKQEGMKIITVLDWFKPPFSFAVYHEILTGTKLTNWMGNSILVAVIVMVLTVIIAAMAGFALSKIPFRYKTFMFFLVLAGLLIPGEATIIPLYQVAKDMHLLNSYRGIIIPALASPIAVIVLKSFFDGIPNDLLESIQMDGGGIWKIFTRIVLPLTRPALASMAILTFIGSWNNFLWPFLSITNDNLFTLPMGIPTLMSQYSEDYVKPMVVNAIASVPIIVLFVIFEKQIVKGISMSGIKG; encoded by the coding sequence ATGAAATGGCTGTATCGCATCGTTTCGGTGGCAATGGCCTTTTTATTCGCCATCCCGCTTATCTGGATGCTGGTTGTATCCATCAAACAAGAAGGCATGAAGATCATTACTGTGCTGGACTGGTTCAAACCTCCATTCTCCTTTGCGGTTTATCATGAAATCCTTACGGGAACGAAGTTGACCAACTGGATGGGCAACAGCATTTTGGTGGCGGTTATCGTCATGGTTCTGACGGTAATTATCGCCGCTATGGCCGGTTTTGCCTTGTCCAAAATCCCGTTCCGCTACAAGACGTTTATGTTCTTCCTGGTGCTTGCGGGGCTTCTCATTCCGGGCGAAGCAACGATTATCCCGCTTTACCAGGTTGCTAAAGATATGCATTTGCTGAATTCCTATCGCGGAATTATTATCCCGGCGCTGGCTTCGCCGATAGCGGTAATCGTGCTCAAAAGCTTTTTTGACGGCATTCCGAACGATTTGCTGGAGAGCATTCAAATGGACGGCGGAGGGATTTGGAAAATATTCACGCGCATCGTTCTGCCGCTGACGCGTCCGGCGCTGGCTTCCATGGCGATTTTGACCTTTATCGGCTCCTGGAACAACTTCCTCTGGCCGTTCCTGTCGATTACGAACGACAACCTGTTTACGCTGCCGATGGGGATTCCGACGCTGATGAGCCAATATTCGGAGGATTACGTGAAACCGATGGTTGTCAACGCGATCGCTTCGGTGCCGATCATCGTATTGTTCGTGATCTTCGAGAAGCAAATCGTCAAAGGGATCAGCATGTCGGGGATCAAAGGATAA
- a CDS encoding carbohydrate ABC transporter permease, with product MKMKKLRADVLALLFLLPFLIVYCLFTIWPMVKGVQMTFYKWTLIKKMGYIGWDNYRNVIHDKEVWQALWHSAIFVVLSTPTMIVLGILLALIANRKSVLQKFYRSIFFIPSILSVAVASYLGLFVFQPYTGLVNSALHLVHILPENTEIFWLTETGLAWITVTLVTLWWTVGFNFILYLSAMQEIPDEVYEASKLDGANDNQIFWRITIPYLAPITKMITMLQIIASFKVFMQIYIITGGGPLDKTRPIIQLIYQTGFKKNNLGYAATMSYVLFIVLLVLSALQYWINNRKRGDL from the coding sequence ATGAAAATGAAAAAGCTTAGAGCGGATGTCCTTGCCCTGTTATTCCTCCTTCCTTTCTTAATTGTTTATTGTCTGTTTACCATTTGGCCCATGGTTAAAGGGGTTCAAATGACCTTTTACAAATGGACTTTAATCAAGAAGATGGGGTATATCGGCTGGGATAACTACAGGAACGTCATACACGATAAAGAAGTTTGGCAGGCATTGTGGCATTCGGCGATCTTTGTTGTCCTGTCAACGCCGACCATGATCGTGCTCGGCATCCTGCTTGCTCTTATTGCCAACCGGAAATCGGTTTTGCAAAAGTTTTACCGCAGCATATTTTTCATCCCCAGCATATTGTCCGTTGCGGTTGCTTCTTATCTCGGCTTGTTTGTTTTCCAGCCCTATACGGGGCTGGTGAATTCAGCACTTCATCTTGTTCATATCTTGCCGGAAAACACGGAAATCTTCTGGCTCACCGAAACGGGCTTAGCATGGATTACGGTTACGCTCGTTACATTGTGGTGGACTGTCGGATTCAACTTCATTCTTTATTTGTCGGCTATGCAGGAAATTCCGGATGAGGTTTACGAAGCGTCCAAACTGGACGGAGCAAACGACAACCAGATTTTCTGGCGGATTACGATTCCTTATTTGGCGCCGATCACCAAGATGATCACTATGCTGCAGATTATCGCGTCCTTTAAAGTGTTTATGCAAATTTACATTATTACCGGGGGCGGTCCTTTGGACAAAACCCGGCCGATCATCCAGCTCATCTACCAAACGGGCTTCAAGAAGAACAATCTCGGTTATGCGGCCACCATGTCTTATGTATTGTTTATCGTTCTTCTGGTGCTATCCGCGCTGCAGTATTGGATCAATAACCGGAAAAGGGGAGATCTCTGA
- a CDS encoding ABC transporter substrate-binding protein — MKKRSFGFMLLTLLLSFSVVLSACGNSGGGGNASSGGNESSSNSGNGSNAASGNAGDASDSGGEKVTLSFWTLFDGGDGDNMQALVDEFNKTHPNIQVKNTKLVYAEYYTKLITAVGNGNGPDIGISHASRLPDLIDQGVATDLNAAAEAAGVDWSTFNQNLLSADTVDGVHYAVPIDTHPFIMYYNKALLKQAGLLGDDGKPVMEQSEDGFMNFLKTLKEKLPSKITPFALSNANDDPYRFWWALYSQQGGNDVISDDLKSADIDKDKGIKAADFIQKLYTQGYIKKNDPDFYKNFQSGTAAIMMTGVWATGTWESTKGLEFGAMPIPKIFDQEATWGDSHTIILPTTSKEDPAKRKAAMVFANWVADNGQIWAKAGHIPSKPSVFEKPEFKAMPYRSDYVSVADTVKFSKQSTKTQQIRDNVSYKYLNEVWANKMTPADAMDKMQTDIQKVLND; from the coding sequence ATGAAGAAGAGAAGTTTCGGTTTTATGTTGCTGACGCTGCTGCTATCGTTTTCCGTTGTTTTGAGCGCCTGCGGAAATAGCGGCGGGGGAGGCAATGCGAGCAGCGGCGGGAACGAATCCAGTTCCAATTCCGGCAATGGCAGCAACGCGGCTTCCGGCAATGCAGGTGACGCTTCGGACAGCGGCGGAGAGAAGGTAACTTTATCTTTCTGGACTTTGTTCGACGGCGGCGACGGCGACAACATGCAGGCTCTCGTCGATGAATTCAACAAAACCCACCCGAACATTCAGGTTAAAAATACGAAGTTGGTATATGCAGAATATTACACCAAGCTGATTACCGCCGTAGGCAACGGCAACGGCCCCGACATCGGGATCTCCCATGCTTCGCGGCTGCCTGACTTGATCGATCAAGGCGTCGCTACAGATTTGAACGCCGCAGCTGAAGCTGCCGGCGTGGATTGGAGCACGTTCAACCAGAACCTGCTCAGCGCGGATACGGTGGACGGCGTGCATTATGCCGTGCCGATCGATACCCACCCGTTCATTATGTACTACAATAAAGCGCTGCTGAAGCAAGCGGGCTTGCTGGGGGATGACGGCAAACCGGTTATGGAACAATCGGAAGACGGATTCATGAACTTTTTGAAGACGCTTAAAGAGAAGCTGCCTAGCAAGATTACACCTTTCGCGTTGTCTAACGCAAATGACGACCCTTACCGTTTCTGGTGGGCTTTGTATTCCCAACAAGGCGGCAACGACGTTATTTCCGATGATTTGAAATCTGCGGATATCGATAAGGATAAAGGCATAAAAGCAGCTGACTTTATTCAGAAATTATATACCCAAGGATACATCAAGAAAAACGATCCGGATTTCTACAAAAATTTCCAAAGCGGCACTGCAGCTATCATGATGACCGGCGTATGGGCAACAGGTACTTGGGAATCCACGAAAGGCTTAGAATTCGGAGCGATGCCGATTCCGAAGATTTTTGATCAGGAAGCCACTTGGGGCGATTCGCATACCATCATTCTGCCGACGACTTCGAAAGAAGATCCGGCTAAACGGAAAGCGGCCATGGTATTTGCCAACTGGGTAGCCGATAACGGCCAAATCTGGGCCAAAGCGGGACATATCCCTTCCAAACCGTCCGTATTCGAAAAACCGGAGTTTAAAGCTATGCCTTACCGCAGTGATTATGTTTCCGTTGCCGATACCGTTAAATTCAGCAAACAATCCACGAAAACGCAACAGATTCGCGACAATGTTTCCTACAAATACTTGAACGAAGTATGGGCAAACAAAATGACGCCGGCGGATGCGATGGACAAAATGCAAACCGATATCCAAAAAGTCTTGAACGACTAA
- a CDS encoding ArsR/SmtB family transcription factor produces the protein MLELSFDDPEQLVTVAHALSTRSRVDILRLLVSQNLNVIEISELLKLPVSTVANNIRVLEAAKLINTELLPASRGAMKVCSRNYDDIHIALNQEKSIPKGDIRVYEVDVPIGHYSDCEVVPTCGMANAEGMIIREDEPASFYHPKHISAQIMWFRKGYVEYLLPMEIPAGSRIEALELSMEMCSEAPNYDNNWPSDISVWINGIEIGMWTCPGDFGDRRGKLNPSWWLDWSTQYGLLKTWKVDREKTTLDMEKVSSVNLSQLNLDQSPKVRLRIGIKPDAVHQGGINLFGRQFGDYEQNLVMKVHFVPEEEEGAQA, from the coding sequence ATGTTAGAGCTAAGTTTTGACGATCCCGAACAGCTGGTGACGGTGGCGCATGCTTTATCGACGCGTTCGCGCGTGGATATTCTGCGTTTGCTGGTGTCCCAAAACCTTAATGTCATTGAGATTTCCGAGCTGCTCAAGCTTCCGGTGTCCACGGTGGCCAACAACATCCGGGTGCTGGAGGCCGCCAAATTGATCAATACCGAACTTCTCCCGGCTTCAAGGGGAGCGATGAAGGTGTGCAGCCGGAATTATGACGATATTCATATCGCGTTAAATCAGGAGAAATCGATTCCCAAAGGCGACATTAGGGTCTATGAGGTGGATGTGCCGATCGGCCATTACAGTGACTGCGAGGTGGTGCCGACCTGCGGCATGGCCAATGCCGAGGGGATGATCATCCGCGAGGACGAGCCGGCGAGTTTCTATCATCCAAAACATATCAGCGCCCAGATCATGTGGTTCCGCAAAGGTTATGTGGAATATTTGCTGCCGATGGAGATTCCTGCCGGATCGCGCATCGAGGCGCTGGAGCTGTCGATGGAGATGTGCTCCGAGGCCCCTAATTACGACAATAACTGGCCGTCTGACATTTCCGTCTGGATCAACGGCATCGAGATCGGCATGTGGACCTGCCCGGGCGACTTCGGCGACCGCAGAGGCAAGCTAAATCCATCCTGGTGGCTGGACTGGTCCACCCAATACGGCCTGCTCAAGACCTGGAAGGTCGACCGGGAGAAGACGACGCTGGACATGGAGAAGGTTTCTTCCGTTAACCTCAGCCAGCTGAATCTGGATCAGAGCCCGAAGGTCCGTTTAAGAATCGGCATCAAGCCGGATGCGGTCCATCAGGGCGGGATCAATTTGTTCGGCAGGCAGTTCGGCGATTACGAGCAAAATCTGGTCATGAAGGTGCATTTTGTGCCCGAGGAAGAAGAAGGAGCCCAGGCCTAA
- a CDS encoding EamA family transporter: protein MKYYIAVLAGAMSYGILSTIVVLAYGQGYDLGEVVGSQLLTGFILSWLLAFFTKFRQGRKACEAGRRNGQGEEQAQQRQRQGKNAGQAEVLAAAAGGFQQLTWKQRLLLMAAGTPTVITGLVYYHSLRYIPASLAILLLFQFTWISVLIQAVLKRQRPNKVTLLTLLVLFGGTLLAAGFLEQGLSEFNIWGIAFGLMSAVSYSLFVLFSGRAVPAAHPAYRSAWMVTGGFVLLCILFPPTFLFNGLIWSELLVFGLLLGFFGAFLPPVLFAVGVPHTGGDMAGILGAAELPVAVLMSSIVLGEHVSVLQWVGVVIVLIGVVLPELYKYRLTRSRISYS from the coding sequence ATGAAATATTATATTGCCGTTCTCGCGGGAGCGATGAGTTACGGCATTTTATCTACGATAGTGGTGCTCGCTTACGGGCAGGGCTATGATTTGGGGGAAGTGGTGGGAAGTCAGCTTTTGACCGGGTTTATTCTGTCTTGGCTGCTTGCTTTCTTCACGAAATTCAGACAGGGCCGCAAGGCTTGCGAAGCGGGACGGCGTAATGGGCAAGGCGAAGAACAGGCCCAACAACGTCAACGTCAAGGTAAAAACGCAGGCCAAGCAGAGGTCTTGGCCGCAGCTGCCGGGGGGTTCCAGCAGCTGACCTGGAAGCAGCGCCTGCTGCTGATGGCGGCCGGTACGCCGACCGTCATTACCGGGCTGGTGTATTACCATTCGCTGCGGTACATTCCGGCCTCGCTGGCGATCCTGCTGCTGTTCCAGTTTACCTGGATCAGCGTATTGATTCAGGCTGTGCTCAAACGCCAGCGGCCTAATAAGGTCACGCTGCTGACGCTGCTGGTGCTGTTCGGCGGTACACTGCTCGCCGCAGGTTTCCTGGAGCAGGGGCTGAGCGAGTTTAATATTTGGGGCATCGCGTTTGGTCTGATGTCAGCGGTAAGCTACTCGCTGTTTGTCCTGTTTAGCGGCAGGGCCGTTCCTGCCGCACATCCGGCTTACCGGAGCGCCTGGATGGTAACGGGCGGCTTCGTCCTTTTGTGTATCCTGTTCCCGCCAACGTTTCTCTTCAACGGATTGATCTGGAGCGAGCTGCTCGTGTTTGGCCTGCTGCTCGGCTTCTTCGGGGCTTTCCTGCCGCCCGTGCTGTTTGCAGTCGGCGTCCCTCATACCGGCGGGGATATGGCCGGCATTCTCGGGGCGGCGGAGCTGCCGGTAGCGGTGCTGATGTCCTCGATTGTGCTGGGCGAGCATGTAAGTGTCCTGCAATGGGTTGGAGTGGTCATTGTTCTTATCGGCGTGGTTCTGCCGGAGTTGTATAAATACCGGTTGACCCGCTCCAGGATCAGTTATTCTTAA
- a CDS encoding cupin domain-containing protein, whose product MMENLHNEIKLIAKDIHNMEWDELVKENTDIRMYEKKLLNDPDTGMLINYCYYPQGFITPWHIHDKMSHGMYVLEGTLYTSQGSFGPGSFVWFPEGIVAEHGAAAEGGATVLFITNAPFNITYLDQE is encoded by the coding sequence ATGATGGAAAATCTGCACAATGAAATCAAGCTCATCGCCAAAGACATTCACAACATGGAGTGGGATGAGCTGGTCAAGGAAAATACCGACATCAGAATGTACGAGAAGAAATTGCTCAACGATCCTGACACGGGCATGCTCATTAACTATTGCTATTATCCGCAAGGTTTTATCACCCCATGGCATATCCATGACAAAATGTCTCACGGCATGTATGTCCTGGAAGGGACGCTTTATACCAGCCAAGGTTCTTTTGGACCGGGAAGTTTTGTCTGGTTCCCCGAAGGGATCGTGGCCGAGCATGGAGCCGCTGCCGAAGGCGGGGCTACGGTATTGTTTATCACTAATGCACCGTTTAACATTACGTACCTGGATCAAGAATAG
- a CDS encoding MFS transporter — translation MDKEVLQNNNVSSDQLKTGRLLGYGIGDLGYSLVWILTSTFLSYYYTDSVGIAAGAVGTLLLLTRVLDGISDIAMGIVIDRTKSKHGKARPWIFRMALPLGISTVLLFSVPSGLSTGGKIVFAAATYVLMNLIYTAANIPYNTLLALITQNQYSRSLANIFRMFFAIGASIIASSATIPLVKAFGGGQSAWATVAVLYSIVMIVILFFLFRYTKEVVGNAGEVKDNVPLKVGIKALFSNKYWLLMLLIGVFTYIGSGLQGAGIYYAQYILGNSSYLGIISTAGLLPVLIGMLFIAPLIKKFGKRNIAIFGGLLGLVGNIIKLTNPNSLTCFIIGSVVSGFGGVPLTAVLYAMVNDTVEYGEWKSGVRTEGLVNSAASFGIKVGTGLGTAMLGWLLQLGGYVGGAATQSHLANSMILALNIYIPMVIGIITLIFLWMYKLDKKYPVILEDLKQRKSSIS, via the coding sequence ATGGACAAAGAGGTTCTGCAAAATAACAACGTCTCATCCGACCAGTTGAAAACCGGAAGATTGCTGGGGTATGGCATAGGCGATCTGGGATACAGCTTGGTCTGGATTTTGACCAGCACATTTTTATCCTATTATTATACGGATTCGGTCGGTATCGCAGCGGGAGCGGTCGGTACTCTGCTGCTGCTGACCCGCGTTCTGGACGGCATCAGCGACATCGCCATGGGGATCGTCATTGACCGGACGAAATCCAAACACGGCAAGGCGCGGCCCTGGATCTTCAGGATGGCCCTTCCGCTCGGGATCTCGACCGTTCTGCTGTTCTCCGTGCCTTCCGGTTTGAGCACGGGAGGCAAGATCGTTTTTGCCGCCGCAACTTATGTATTGATGAACTTGATTTATACCGCAGCGAATATTCCTTATAACACGCTTCTTGCGTTAATCACGCAGAACCAGTATTCCAGGTCGCTGGCCAATATTTTCCGGATGTTTTTTGCGATCGGGGCTTCGATCATTGCTTCATCGGCGACCATCCCGCTAGTCAAAGCTTTCGGCGGCGGACAATCTGCTTGGGCGACGGTGGCCGTCCTGTACAGCATCGTTATGATTGTTATTTTGTTTTTCCTGTTCCGCTACACGAAAGAAGTGGTGGGCAATGCCGGCGAGGTCAAAGACAACGTCCCTTTGAAAGTAGGGATCAAAGCGCTGTTTTCCAATAAATATTGGCTGCTCATGCTGCTGATCGGCGTATTTACCTATATCGGATCAGGCCTGCAGGGGGCGGGCATCTATTATGCGCAGTATATTTTAGGCAACTCCAGTTATTTAGGGATCATTAGCACGGCGGGACTGCTTCCGGTCTTGATCGGCATGCTGTTTATCGCCCCACTGATTAAGAAGTTCGGCAAACGGAATATCGCGATTTTCGGTGGCTTGCTCGGTTTGGTCGGCAATATTATCAAACTCACCAATCCAAATAGCCTGACCTGCTTTATAATTGGCAGTGTTGTAAGCGGTTTCGGAGGGGTGCCGCTGACCGCGGTACTTTATGCGATGGTTAACGATACCGTTGAATACGGGGAATGGAAATCCGGAGTCCGCACAGAGGGACTGGTGAACAGCGCCGCGAGCTTCGGCATTAAGGTCGGCACCGGTCTCGGCACAGCCATGCTGGGGTGGCTGCTTCAGCTGGGAGGGTATGTCGGCGGGGCGGCAACGCAGTCCCATTTGGCGAATTCCATGATCTTGGCCTTGAATATCTATATCCCGATGGTGATCGGGATCATCACCTTGATCTTCCTTTGGATGTATAAGCTGGACAAAAAATACCCGGTCATTCTGGAGGACTTGAAGCAGCGGAAATCTTCGATTAGTTAA
- a CDS encoding ROK family protein, with translation MNKLVFDIGATNTKFALMTTEGEVLAKEKVPTVYDSAGAFFANLEQIVAKYRGSGDAIAISTNGRMDAGGDIYRAYIPQILQGVNLKQEMEARSGLPVTVLNDGFSAALGEWWKGSGQGANNLLVLVLGSGLGGGLILNGKLYEGSKRNAAMVFGMLGAYGGGKAELTSATTSFALLLYQLSAMKQIPIQEMTGQRFFEFAAEGDPAVLGMLELYCEGIAALIFNSALLLDLEMTVITGGLCEQELVMATIRRKLDEITGRVLEGEPGRFFEMTGGDRDDYRIPVNKGALSLDANVYGALYHHLHTT, from the coding sequence ATGAACAAATTGGTTTTTGACATAGGAGCTACAAATACGAAATTTGCATTGATGACGACGGAAGGAGAGGTTCTCGCCAAGGAGAAAGTGCCGACGGTCTACGACTCGGCGGGAGCCTTTTTTGCCAATCTGGAACAAATAGTCGCGAAATACCGCGGCAGCGGCGACGCCATCGCGATCAGCACCAACGGGCGAATGGACGCGGGCGGAGACATCTACCGCGCCTACATCCCGCAAATTTTGCAGGGCGTCAACCTGAAGCAGGAAATGGAAGCTCGAAGCGGGCTTCCTGTTACGGTACTGAACGACGGCTTTTCCGCCGCGCTGGGCGAATGGTGGAAAGGCTCGGGACAGGGAGCCAATAACCTGCTGGTGCTGGTGCTGGGCAGCGGCCTGGGCGGCGGTCTGATTTTGAACGGGAAGCTGTATGAGGGGAGCAAACGGAACGCGGCTATGGTTTTTGGCATGCTGGGCGCGTACGGAGGCGGCAAAGCCGAGCTGACGAGTGCCACCACTTCTTTTGCTCTTCTGCTATACCAGTTATCCGCCATGAAACAAATCCCGATTCAGGAGATGACGGGCCAACGTTTTTTTGAATTTGCCGCGGAAGGAGACCCGGCCGTTCTCGGTATGCTTGAGCTTTACTGCGAAGGGATTGCCGCCCTGATCTTCAATTCGGCGCTGCTGCTGGACTTGGAAATGACGGTGATCACCGGCGGTTTATGCGAGCAGGAGCTGGTGATGGCGACCATCCGGCGCAAGCTGGATGAAATCACCGGGCGGGTATTGGAGGGCGAACCGGGCCGCTTTTTCGAAATGACCGGCGGCGACCGTGACGATTACCGGATTCCGGTGAACAAAGGCGCGTTGTCCCTGGATGCCAATGTTTATGGGGCCCTGTACCACCATCTGCACACAACCTGA